A window of Ranitomeya variabilis isolate aRanVar5 chromosome 2, aRanVar5.hap1, whole genome shotgun sequence contains these coding sequences:
- the LOC143808967 gene encoding uncharacterized protein LOC143808967, with translation MLTLRQENVMTPSDVRAIIHEEMQGLAHTSSTSTRQPSRSRSPTSPESEVVQKSSDEEESQPSSSEYEGGLCLPNSSIDNVVKAVRSTMGCPDEKGKKSAQDIMFAGLGQKKRRSFPVIPTIKELVKKEWEKQHTRGFLPSSAKRRYPFSDEELNTWQKIPKVDAAVASTSKQSVLPVEDSGTLTDPLDRKAEALLKRSWEANTGAFRPAISGTCTARSLLVWTEQLEEQIRGGASRNTILSKIPLMKEAVAFLADASVDSLRLTARSAGLVNTARRALWLKNWKGDAQAKAKLCAIPCQGEPSGDAPLPETNRLSKGSAGRQRIQNKEVLCFPDLITKNVTNTVNYEVGGRLKYFFSKWKLITSSHWILDIIENGLRLEFDRIPWDSFIVTSPKGRQQQEALESEILSLLSKKVLIEVPRGQEKKGFYSPLFLINKPDGSFRTIINLRKLNSFLRNHTFKMESISSTIKLLFPRCVMAGIDLKDAYYHLPIHAEHQQYLRVAVIMKGQVRHFQYVAMPFGLSMAPRIFTKVILEVMAYLRQQDTLIIPYLDDFLVVGDSIAQCKMRLSNTISSLQELGWIVNFEKSRLNPDTTQMFLGIQLDSVSQRSFLPHSKKMIIQSKVSEAIRNPYMTLRKAMSLLGSLSSCIPAVPWAQFHTRQLQYEVLSVQGQRGHLEISGASAELQEDALDQLRVLPVGERRWRDIQTHPDLPETGESLPSLRVRI, from the exons ATGCTAACTTTACGgcaggaaaacgtaatgactccgtccgacgttagagccataatacACGAGGAAATGCAGGGTCtggcgcatacaagtagcaccagtacccgtcagcctagccGGTCCCGATCTCCAACAAGCCCAgagtcagaggtagtacaaaaatcctctgaCGAAGAGGAGTCTcagccaagttcatcggaatatgaaggagggctttgtctaccaaatagcaGCATAGACAATGTAGTAAAAgccgtcagaagcacgatggggtgtccagacgagaagggaaagaagtcagctcaggacatcatgtttgcggggttaggacagaaaaaacggaggtccttccccgtcatacccacaattaaagagctagttaaaaaggagtgggaaaaacaGCATACAAGAGGTTTTTTACCATCCTCTGCTaagagacgctaccccttcagtgatgaagaactTAATACTTGGCAAAAAATACCAAAGGTTGACGCGGCAGTGGCCTCAACTTCTAAGCAATCGGTCTTACCTGTTGAAGACTCGGGGACTCTGACTGATCCCTTAGACCGaaaggcagaagccttacttaagaggtcatgggaggctaatacgggggcattcaggccagccaTTTCTGGCACCTGTACTGCAAGATCgctgctagtatggacagagcagctggaggaacaaattagaggtggagcttcgagaaatacaattctatcgaaaatccctctaatgaaagaggCAGTAGCATTTCTAGCTGATGCCTCGGTGGACtcgctacgcctaacagccaggtcagccggcctagtgaacacagcccggcgagcactctggttgaaaaattggaaaggggacgcacaggccaaagcaaaactttgtgcgatcccctgccagg gagagccttcaggagacgcccctttaccagaaacaaaccggctgagcaaagggagcgctgggagacaaaggatccaaaacaaagaggtgctctgttttccggatcttataaccaaaaacgtaacaaataccgttaattatgaagtgggcggtagattgaaatatttcttttctaaatggaagctgataacatctagtcattggattctggacattattgaaAACGGATTAAGATTAGAgtttgatagaatcccttgggattcttttatagtaacatctccaaaaggacgACAACAGCAAGAAGCTctagaatcagagatcctgtcgcttctatctaaaaaagtattgatagaggttccccggGGTCAGGAaaagaaggggttctattcccctttattcttgatcaataagccggatggttcatttagaaccatcataaaccttagaAAACTAAATTCCTTTCTGCGTAaccataccttcaaaatggaatccattagttctaccatcaaacttttgtttcctaggtgtgtcatggccgggatagacctaaaagatgcatattatcatcttcccatacatgccgaacaccagcagtatctaagggTGGCAGTCATCATgaaaggacaggttcgtcactttcagtatgtagcaatgccatttgggctttctatggccccccgcatcttTACAAAAGTGATATTAGAGGTGATGGCTTATCTGCGCCAACAggacactctgataataccctacctggatgactttctagtggtaGGAGACTCTATTGCTCAATGTAAAATGCGGTTGTCTAACAcgatctcatccctgcaggagttgggttggatcgtcaatttcgaaaagtccagactgaatccagacactactcaaatgtttctagggatccagctagactccgtaagtcaaagaagcttcctcccgcattcaaagaaaatgattatacagtcaaaggtgtcagaagcaataagaaacccatacatgacactaaggaaggctatgtccttattaggatcattgtcctcatgtatcccggctgtaccctgggctcaattccatacccgccaattacagtacgaagtaTTGTCTGTCCAGGGACAAAGAGGACACctggaga TATCCGGAGCTTCTGCAGAACTCCAGGAAGATGCGCTGGATCAGCTGCGGGTCCTCCCTGTTGGTGAACGGAGATGGAGAGATATTCAGACACATCCTGATCTTCCTGAGACTGGGGAGTCTTTACCTTCCCTCCGAGTTCGG atctag